From the genome of Paralichthys olivaceus isolate ysfri-2021 chromosome 4, ASM2471397v2, whole genome shotgun sequence:
CCTTGTTCCTTTTATTGGTGAATTTTCGACGAtgcacaaatgtgtttgttttgtgttttcagtggcGGAGCAGGCAGAGTCTATTGACAATCCAATGCATGAAGCAGCCAAACgaggtgcagattcaaatatttccaaatatttaatttgttaattaataaaatgtcttttgacGTTTCTCTACGTGGTGATTCCTTCAGTCCCACACACTTGTGTCTTTGTGGTGACAGTAAAAGCAGTTTTGAACCTGTTCACCTCTGTGTgcactttgtgtgttcatgggacatatttgtgtgtttggaaaTCAGGAAATCTGAGCTGGCTAAGGGAATGTTTGGAGAACAAGGTTGGAATTAATGGGCTGGATAAGGCAGGAAACACTGCCCTCTACTGGGGCTGTCATGGAGGACACAAAGGTAATATCTCTGAGAGTTGAAAATACACTTCAGCTTTTCAGTGCGGTTCAGCTTCATCTAGCAAACACACTgcattttcagtgtgtttgtgacatgtaGTCAGATTTTTGGACATAGAAGTGAAGTACtcaaaaacaggaagttgttCTATGAAAGTGTTCCAGTTCCCCGGGGGTCCCGCCCCATTGTTCCTGCTTGATTGTTATGTGAAAAGTGTCACTTAATGTTCAATACCAAAATaaactctttttctttgtgtcagaTGTGGTGGAGCTGTTACTCGGTCAGTCCAGTGTGGAGCTCAACCAGCAGGTGAGatgggttttaaaaaaagtcaaaagtgCATTCACGAATAATGATAATGACTTGGGATTATATAGCGTCGTTCGGGGACCCAAGGATAggacaacaaaaactgaaacagaCCAAGGACAGAAAATAATACAGTGGTTTGTAATActcatgtgcgtgcgtgcgtgcaatCTGATATTGCCCTTATCTTAGTGGAGGAGGTCAGACAGATACTGAAGTCCCATGATGTGGAGGGATCTGTATGTGATGTGGGACCTGAACCCAGTGAAGATGGATTAGAAGTACATGATGCAAATGGATTAGATATCTGCATCTTAGTTTGAGTTCATGCTCATCAGGGTGTTTGTCAGTGATGATATTTCGTTTGTGTCTCAGAATAAACTTGGGGACACTGTTCTGCATGCTGCGGCCTGGAAGGGATACTCTGACATTGTGGAAATGTTGCTGAACAAGAGTGAGTTTCTAACAATGGCTTGTCATCAAAGCATACTAAGAGTGTTTGATTCCAGATTGAGGAAATGATAACATCTTCACATGCAGTGTCATTTTTTTTAGGGTGTGTCTTCCTGTATGTAGTTTCtattttgttgtgtatttttgtttcagaTGCGAGGACGGACATCAGGAACAATGAGAATAAGCTGGCTCTGGAAATGGCCACCAACGCTCAGTGCGCTTCACTTCTGAAAAGGAAGCAGGGAAGCAGTAAGTACAgctgccactagggggcagccTTGTAGCACTCATGCCACAGTTTGACTCAATGTAGAAGAAAGCTGCATGTCCATCGTTTTCATGTGGCCTCGAAGATGGGTATTCTAAAATAGTGCAGTGTACCTCTTATTAactgttcttttctcttcacaCAGCCGTCACTCGCACACAAAGCAACGCTGAAGAGTATTTGGACGATGAGGACTCGGACTAAGCTGACCCTGTTTAAACACTGCCGCTGTATTCCATTGGGTTTGGCGGGTTGGGAGAGTTTTTATTACAGACCAAAAATGGATTTGCTGCTCTGTTGTCATCTGTAATTCCATTTTTGTTCTATTACTTTGTACAAACACCTCAGTTGTCGGCCCTCTGCATCGCATCAGTGTGAATTTCAAAGCATTGGATTAATGCGGTTTTACTAACTTACTTATTAACTACCCATTTTTTCAAAGTTCATCTCCATGTGCGAGGAGTTTGTCTTGGGTCATCGGTTTCACACTACGGGCAGAGGGGCAGAATTTACAGTACGTAGTTGTGGAAAAGGGACCAAAGCTCTAAGAAGCACATTTCAAATGTAGAGATTATGATTAACCTATTTAAAGTGAGAATTAAAGTGCCACTGCAGATTAAAAGATTGATCAGATCTTTGTGTAGTTTTCAAGCTCCACTGAAATTCCTGAACTGCAGAGTCACCTTAAAGGAATCTCTTGCAGCTTAATGCTTTCTCACCACTGGGcatagtttatatatatttatgtacatTGGGGAGACAGAGCAACATGTGTAATATTTCCCTTTAATATGAGGTAGGACACATTTTCCTGCGTTCCCACCTTCCCAATGTGATGTCTTGAAATCTCACCTCTCCCTTTTTGTGCTGCAGGTATTTTGGTCTGTGTTGTAACATTTCCACTGCTGTTAAACATCCATCAGTtcagtgaaacaaaacaaatctgtgcTGTGTAAAACCTTAGTTTCATCCTTCAAGCTTTTGATGATTAGATTTCCATCCTGGGAGCAATTTTTCTGGTTTCATTGCTGCTTTcctataaataatattaaagtgCCTTAAATATTTGTGTCTGGTTCTGTCTCAATGTGAACACGTGTCATTCTTCAGATGATTTTGTTTGAGATTTCTATCTGCTTTGTCTTCAATCtgcaataaatgttttttaactacaaacatcagtgagaagACTTTTTTAATGAGACAGTAAATAGCATGAAGTACATATGTCTGTAAACTTTAAGACTACATGTTgagagaatgtgtttttttcccagttTTTCAGAAACCATACTACATAATGATAAAAATTGCAAAATTTTGATCTGGACCaagttgcacaaactcataaataccaGTCTTTCTACCCAATTTTTATCATCAGGAACAATTACAAAGAATCTTGAATCTGCCCAGATTCAGGAAATAGGTggagtagtttttgcgtaatcctgcttataaataaacagacaaaaacataattacTACTTAAAAAGCTTctcaaggaaaaaacaaattCCACTTATTACTAAGTACAAATGCACAAACAGACCTACAGTATGTACATGTAACATGTAGGTTAACGCGATTGTCAACTGTATATTAATCCAAGCAGGAATTCACACAAATAAATcctctaaaaacattttgaaaagtcAAAGAATTCCTTTATTACAAAGTCAGCATGTTGATGACATTCCAGAGAATGAGAGAAGGCAGAAAGGCCAAAAGAAAATAGATGTGTTGACAGAAAATACAGCGAGTCCTTCATGAGGGATTTGGGTGCATGCTACATAACCGCCGAacaggagaaataaaaacagagtggtGAAGCAGACAAGAGGCTCTGgactttgaaatgatttttttcaacataGACAGGAACGGCAACTTCAAGTGAAATGTATGTCTTTCTGCCTGATGCCAGACACACAGAagaatttttaaaaactgaaatatatatatatatataaacagctctgtgtgttttatgagTGCACAtacagcagaggaaacacaagcaaCTGGTATTTATCAAGAGTGCTGACGAAACCATTTCTGCCTTTCATCTCTCAAAGAAAAggtattaaaagaaaaagtagaaCAAGTCAGCagccatgttaaaaaaaagtataaaagtaaatctgaaatgtcttttttcatCGAGCGgataagaggaagagaggagttgtgaaaaatgaatgaatttgtgaAACAAGTTGGGTGCTGGGTTAACTTCAATGTAAGTTGCCCAACAAGAGGATGCAGGGGGAGGAAACATCTTGAGAATCAACTGCTCTCTGGGTTTTCCAGTAGCACAGTCAGACTgagcagcaaacagcaggtAACTGTGTCAGACCCTGTGTTTCCCATGGGCTTCCATTGTTCCAGTTTTGATCGGTAAAGTCACCGTAACTTTACAGGATAAAAAACGCTGATAACTCACTGCCCTTCAACAATAAAGTTCTCTCAGGTAGCAGAGGATATAACTTCTGTTAtttgtggggaggggggggggggggggggggtgagaggaAGCAGCTCTGATGATTTGATTTGCTGAACAAACATGGTTCAGCATGTAGtgacccacacatgcacacaaacacagattcatcgtgaagtaaaacaaaacagcagcatttttttAGTTTCCACTCAGAGGCCGTGCTGATTCTGTAATACTACTCAAACATGAATGAGCCCACATGAGATGAATCAAACACTTCTGCACGTTTAAACAAACAAGGCTGCAaccaattattctttttttttttttaatcgacTGTGACCGCTATTATCTGGATTCATTGTTCAgtcttttaaaaagtcaaaatactgTGAAAAATCTAAGTTTCTCAAAGTCAACATCTTCAGATATCTTGTTTAAGTCTGACTAAcagattcattttctgtcagtagactaatcaattaatcagctgattataGGAGGAATATTTCTACCCCTTATTTTTGCAAAGTTCATTAAATTGCATCTTCTAAAAATAACCATTCACCATTTTACAAAGGCTACGCCATGG
Proteins encoded in this window:
- the ostf1 gene encoding osteoclast-stimulating factor 1, which codes for MSKPPPKPAKPGQVKVFRALFTFEPRTPDELYFEECDILYISDTSDTNWWKGTCRGRTGLIPSNYVAEQAESIDNPMHEAAKRGNLSWLRECLENKVGINGLDKAGNTALYWGCHGGHKDVVELLLGQSSVELNQQNKLGDTVLHAAAWKGYSDIVEMLLNKNARTDIRNNENKLALEMATNAQCASLLKRKQGSTVTRTQSNAEEYLDDEDSD